A window of the Chiloscyllium plagiosum isolate BGI_BamShark_2017 chromosome 13, ASM401019v2, whole genome shotgun sequence genome harbors these coding sequences:
- the dtymk gene encoding thymidylate kinase: MAARRGALIVLEGIDRSGKSTQCRKLQEALREHGRAAEVLQFPDRSTEIGGLISSYLEKKSNLEDHTVHLLFAANRWERVPLIKEKLQQGVTLILDRYAFSGVAFTSAKPDFTLEWCKQPDVGIPKPDVILFLHLQPSTAAKRGGFGNERYENYAFQDSVLKQFEELMKDETLNWKKLDASQSVEDLHQEILSRVKKTIEKVGEEPIGELWK; this comes from the exons ATGGCTGCTCGGCGGGGCGCTCTCATCGTGCTGGAGGGAATAGACCGATCCGGGAAAAGCACCCAGTGCAGGAAGCTACAGGAGGCCTTGCGGGAGCACGGCCGAGCCGCTGAGGTCCTGCAGTTCCCGG ACCGAAGTACTGAAATCGGCGGCCTGATCAGCTCCTACCTGGAGAAGAAGAGTAATCTCGAGGATCACACCGTGCACCTGCTGTTTGCCGCCAACAGATGGGAACGAGT GCCACTGATTAAAGAAAAGTTACAACAAGGGGTCACTCTGATCTTGGATAGATATGCATTTTCTGGAGTTGCGTTCACTAGTGCAAAGCCA GATTTCACATTGGAATGGTGCAAACAACCAGACGTAGGTATTCCGAAGCCTGATGTAATCCTGTTTCTTCATCTTCAGCCTTCGACAGCTGCGAAGCGAGGGGGCTTTGGCAACGAGCGGTATGAAAACTATGCCTTCCAGGACTCAGTACTTAAGCAGTTTGAAGAGTTGATGAAAGATGAGACTTTAAACTGGAAG AAACTAGATGCTTCTCAAAGTGTTGAAGATTTACATCAGGAAATACTGTCTCGGGTGAAGAAAACCATTGAAAAAGTTGGCGAGGAACCTATTGGAGAACTCTGGAAATAG